A genomic window from Lasioglossum baleicum chromosome 7, iyLasBale1, whole genome shotgun sequence includes:
- the Fic gene encoding FIC domain protein adenylyltransferase has protein sequence MSVLRPSLVCAIHDEPVLLNKNRGDRKNASSVAMTVNRVVVFLLLASGIAVAAISALLSRYYVEHLSSAEMPEQQDYRRAFVPLPSESALNTLELELELELKEGSLDVAVPTSRANGWIGEIATTTRNRATSTAEALTSLQLALEMKLSGKEKKAVKLFQHAVALAPRHPDVLNSYGEFLEYAQNNVVKANEYYVRALNYQPNHEEALINSQRTARVVEELDRRTLRRIDEKRDTLAAIPDKNVALIRAKKEAYFQHIYHTVGIEGNTMNLAQTRAIVETRTAVAGKSIDEHNEILGLDAAMKYINGTLVNRVGSISIKDILEIHKRVLGYVDPIQGGQFRRTQVYVGGHVPPGPGDIHYLMEEFALWLNSETAIRMHPVRYAAMAHYKLVRIHPFSDGNGRTSRLLMNMILMQAGYPPVIIHKQHRHTYYENLEIANTGDLRPFVRFIAECTEQTLDLFLWATSEFSRQVPALSQDSLFPERSRTIVAEEVSDLSDTFTDD, from the exons ATGTCGGTGTTGCGGCCAAGTTTGGTTTGCGCGATTCACGACGAACCCGTCCTTCTGAACAAGAACCGCGGAGATCGAAAGAATGCGAGCAGCGTCGCTATGACGGTGAATCGCGTGGTCGTGTTTCTGCTACTGGCATCGGGAATTGCTGTAGCAGCCATCAGTGCGCTTTTGTCTCGCTACTACGTCGAACATTTGTCGTCGGCCGAGATGCCAG AGCAACAGGACTATCGACGCGCGTTCGTCCCGCTTCCGTCGGAGAGCGCGTTGAACACGCTAGAATTGGAGCTGGAGCTTGAGTTGAAAGAGGGCAGTTTGGACGTTGCCGTGCCGACCTCCCGCGCCAATGGTTGGATCGGTGAGATCGCGACTACCACTCGCAACAGGGCAACCTCGACCGCGGAAGCGTTGACGTCTCTGCAGCTGGCTCTGGAGATGAAGCTGTCCGGCAAGGAGAAGAAAGCGGTCAAGCTGTTCCAGCATGCTGTTGCGCTGGCTCCTCGGCATCCCGACGTTCTGAACAGCTATGGGGAGTTTCTCGAGTACGCACAGAACAACGTGGTCAAAGCGAACGAGTACTACGTGCGCGCCCTAAATTATCAGCCGAATCACGAAGAGGCGTTGATCAACAGTCAGAGAACCGCCCGCGTAGTCGAGGAGCTGGATCGTAGAACTCTGCGACGCATAGACGAGAAGCGGGACACGCTCGCCGCGATTCCTGACAAGAACGTAGCCCTGATACGCGCCAAGAAGGAGGCTTACTTTCAGCACATCTATCACACGGTCGGCATCGAGGGGAACACGATGAACCTGGCTCAAACCAGAGCCATCGTCGAGACGCGTACAGCAGTCGCCGGTAAAAGCATCGACGAGCACAACGAGATCTTGGGTCTGGACGCGGCGATGAAGTACATCAACGGCACTCTGGTCAACAGGGTCGGCTCGATCTCCATCAAAGACATACTGGAGATACACAAGCGCGTGCTCGGATACGTGGATCCGATTCAAGGCGGCCAGTTTCGTCGCACTCAGGTCTACGTTGGTGGTCACGTTCCTCCCGGTCCCGGCGACATACACTATCTCATGGAAGAATTCGCCCTCTGGTTGAACAGCGAGACCGCCATTCGAATGCATCCCGTTAG GTACGCGGCTATGGCGCACTACAAGTTGGTACGAATACATCCGTTCTCGGACGGAAACGGCAGAACATCCCGATTGCTGATGAACATGATCCTCATGCAGGCCGGCTACCCGCCCGTCATTATCCACAAACAGCATCGGCACACCTATTACGAAAACCTCGAAATAGCCAACACGGGCGACCTCCGACCGTTCGTTCGATTTATAGCCGAGTGCACCGAACAGACGCTCGATTTATTTTTATGGGCAACCAGCGAGTTCTCGAGGCAAGTGCCCGCCCTCAGTCAGGACTCTCTCTTTCCCGAGAGAAGCAGAACGATCGTCGCCGAGGAAGTCAGCGATCTCTCGGACACCTTCACCGACGATTAA